The Enterobacter kobei genome has a segment encoding these proteins:
- the fruK gene encoding 1-phosphofructokinase has product MSRRVATITLNPAYDLVGFCPEIERGEVNLVRTTGLHAAGKGINVAKVLKDLGIDVTVGGFLGKDNQDGFQQLFSELGIANRFQVVQGRTRINVKLTEKDGEVTDLNFSGFEVTPSDWERFVNDSLTWLGQFDMVCVSGSLPSGVSPEAFTDWMTRLRSQCPCIIFDSSRDALVAGLKASPWLVKPNRRELEIWAGRKLPELKDVIDAAHALREQGIAHVVISLGAEGALWVNASGEWIAKPPSMEVVSTVGAGDSMVGGLIYGLLMRESSEHTLRLATAVAALAVSQSNVGITDRTQLAAMMARVDLKPFN; this is encoded by the coding sequence ATGAGCAGACGTGTTGCGACTATTACGCTGAACCCGGCATATGACCTGGTGGGGTTTTGCCCGGAGATTGAGCGCGGCGAAGTAAACCTCGTGCGTACCACTGGCCTGCATGCTGCGGGCAAAGGGATTAACGTCGCGAAAGTGCTCAAGGATCTCGGTATCGATGTCACCGTGGGTGGATTCCTCGGTAAAGATAACCAGGACGGTTTCCAGCAGCTGTTCAGCGAGCTGGGCATTGCTAACCGCTTCCAGGTCGTTCAGGGCCGTACCCGTATCAACGTCAAGCTGACGGAGAAAGACGGTGAAGTGACCGACCTGAACTTCTCTGGCTTCGAAGTCACCCCGTCAGACTGGGAGCGCTTTGTTAACGACTCCCTCACCTGGCTCGGTCAGTTCGACATGGTGTGCGTCAGCGGCAGCCTGCCGTCCGGCGTGAGCCCGGAAGCGTTTACCGACTGGATGACGCGCCTGCGTAGCCAGTGCCCATGCATTATTTTCGACAGCAGCCGTGACGCACTGGTTGCGGGTCTGAAAGCGTCTCCATGGCTGGTGAAGCCGAATCGCCGCGAACTGGAGATTTGGGCTGGCCGTAAGCTGCCAGAATTAAAAGATGTGATTGATGCAGCCCATGCGCTGCGTGAGCAGGGTATCGCTCACGTCGTGATCTCGCTGGGTGCAGAAGGCGCGTTGTGGGTTAACGCTTCTGGCGAATGGATTGCCAAACCGCCGTCAATGGAAGTTGTGAGTACCGTTGGCGCTGGGGATTCGATGGTTGGCGGCCTGATTTACGGCCTGCTGATGCGTGAATCCAGTGAACATACGTTACGTCTTGCCACCGCCGTTGCAGCCCTGGCCGTGAGCCAGAGCAATGTCGGTATTACCGATCGTACCCAGTTAGCCGCGATGATGGCGCGCGTTGACTTAAAACCTTTTAACTAA
- the fruA gene encoding PTS fructose transporter subunit IIBC — MKTLLIIDSGLGQARAYMAKTLLGAAAQKAHLDIIDNPGDAELAIVLGDKIPADSALNGKKVWLGDINRAVAHPELFLSEAKGHASVYSAPVATAPTAAAATGPKRIVAVTACPTGVAHTFMAAEAIETEAKKRGWWVKVETRGSVGAGNAITPEEVAEADLVIVAADIEVDLAKFAGKPMYRTSTGLALKKTAQEFDKALAEAKPYQATGAAKTATEGKKESAGAYRHLLTGVSYMLPMVVAGGLCIALSFAFGITAFKEEGTLAAALMQIGGGAAFALMVPVLAGFIAFSIADRPGLTPGLIGGMLAVSTGSGFIGGIIAGFLAGYVAKLISSKLKLPQSMEALKPILIIPLISSLVVGLAMIYLIGKPVAGILTGLTHWLQTMGTANAVLLGAILGGMMCTDMGGPVNKAAYAFGVGLLSTQTYAPMAAIMAAGMVPPLALGLATIIARRKFDKAQQEGGKAALVLGLCFITEGAIPFAARDPMRVLPCCIVGGAVTGAISMAIGAKLMAPHGGLFVLLIPGAITPVLGYLLAIIAGTLVAGLSYAVLKRPEAEGVAKAA, encoded by the coding sequence ATGAAAACGCTGCTGATCATTGACTCCGGTCTCGGACAGGCTCGCGCCTATATGGCGAAGACCCTGCTGGGCGCGGCGGCACAAAAAGCACACCTGGACATCATTGATAACCCGGGTGATGCTGAACTGGCGATTGTTCTGGGTGATAAAATCCCTGCGGACAGTGCGCTGAACGGCAAAAAAGTGTGGCTGGGCGATATTAATCGCGCGGTGGCACATCCAGAACTGTTCCTGAGTGAAGCGAAAGGCCACGCGTCGGTTTACAGCGCACCTGTCGCGACAGCACCGACCGCGGCTGCGGCCACCGGGCCGAAACGCATTGTGGCGGTAACGGCGTGTCCAACCGGGGTAGCGCATACCTTTATGGCGGCTGAAGCCATTGAAACCGAAGCGAAAAAACGCGGCTGGTGGGTAAAAGTCGAAACCCGTGGATCCGTGGGTGCCGGTAACGCCATCACCCCGGAAGAAGTGGCGGAAGCCGATCTGGTGATTGTGGCGGCCGATATCGAAGTCGATCTGGCGAAGTTTGCCGGTAAGCCGATGTACCGCACCTCAACCGGCCTGGCGCTGAAAAAGACCGCTCAGGAATTTGATAAAGCGCTGGCGGAAGCCAAACCTTACCAGGCTACCGGTGCGGCTAAAACCGCCACCGAAGGGAAGAAAGAGTCTGCGGGGGCCTACCGTCACCTGCTGACGGGTGTGTCTTACATGCTGCCGATGGTGGTGGCGGGTGGTCTGTGTATCGCGCTCTCGTTTGCGTTTGGTATTACAGCATTTAAAGAAGAAGGTACGCTTGCGGCTGCGCTGATGCAGATCGGCGGGGGGGCAGCGTTCGCGCTGATGGTGCCGGTTCTGGCAGGCTTTATCGCTTTCTCCATCGCTGATCGTCCTGGTCTGACGCCGGGTCTTATCGGCGGTATGCTGGCCGTCAGCACCGGTTCCGGCTTTATCGGCGGTATCATTGCCGGCTTCCTGGCCGGTTACGTCGCGAAGCTGATCAGCTCGAAGCTGAAGCTGCCGCAGAGTATGGAAGCGCTGAAACCGATTCTCATCATCCCGCTGATTTCCAGCCTGGTGGTGGGTCTGGCGATGATTTACCTCATCGGTAAACCGGTAGCGGGCATCCTGACGGGTCTGACCCACTGGCTGCAAACCATGGGTACGGCGAACGCGGTTCTGCTGGGCGCAATCCTCGGCGGTATGATGTGTACCGATATGGGCGGTCCGGTGAACAAAGCGGCATACGCGTTTGGCGTTGGCCTGCTGAGTACCCAGACCTACGCGCCGATGGCGGCGATCATGGCGGCCGGTATGGTGCCACCTCTGGCGCTCGGCCTGGCGACCATTATCGCCCGTCGTAAGTTCGACAAAGCGCAGCAGGAAGGCGGTAAAGCGGCGCTGGTGCTGGGTCTGTGCTTCATCACCGAAGGTGCAATCCCGTTCGCGGCGCGTGATCCAATGCGTGTGCTGCCATGCTGTATCGTGGGCGGTGCGGTGACGGGGGCCATCTCCATGGCGATTGGCGCGAAGCTGATGGCACCACATGGTGGTCTGTTCGTCCTGCTGATCCCTGGCGCTATCACCCCGGTACTGGGTTACCTGCTGGCAATCATTGCCGGTACGCTGGTGGCGGGTCTCTCTTACGCGGTGCTGAAACGTCCGGAAGCGGAAGGGGTTGCAAAAGCAGCGTAA
- a CDS encoding YeiH family protein: MSELTLQHHRTVWHFVPGLALSAVVTGVALWGGSIPAVAGAGFSALTLAILLGMVVGNTVYPHIWKSCDGGVIFAKQHLLRLGIILYGFRLTFSQIADVGVSGIAIDVLTLSSTFMLACFIGQKVFGLDKQTSWLIGAGSSICGAAAVLATEPVVKAEASKVTVAVATVVIFGTLAIFLYPAMYPLVAHWFSPETYGIYIGSTMHEVAQVVAAGHAINPEAENAAVIAKMLRVMMLAPFLIFLAARVKQLAPAGGSEKSKITIPWFAILFIVVAIFNSFHLLPKAVVDMLVTLDTVLLAMAMAALGVTTHVSALKKAGAKPLLMALVLFIWLIVGGGAINLAVHSLMA, translated from the coding sequence ATGTCAGAACTCACCTTACAACATCATCGTACAGTTTGGCACTTCGTGCCGGGTCTCGCGCTCAGCGCCGTCGTCACCGGTGTGGCCTTATGGGGCGGCAGTATACCGGCAGTGGCCGGTGCCGGGTTTAGTGCCTTAACGCTGGCTATTTTGCTCGGCATGGTGGTCGGGAATACCGTCTACCCGCACATCTGGAAATCCTGCGACGGGGGCGTCATTTTCGCCAAACAACATTTATTACGTCTGGGCATTATTCTTTACGGTTTCCGCCTGACCTTTTCGCAGATTGCGGATGTCGGCGTGAGCGGGATTGCCATTGATGTCCTGACCCTTTCGAGCACCTTTATGCTGGCGTGCTTTATCGGCCAGAAGGTGTTTGGCCTGGACAAGCAGACCAGTTGGTTAATTGGCGCAGGCAGCAGCATTTGCGGTGCGGCAGCGGTACTGGCAACGGAACCGGTCGTTAAAGCTGAAGCCAGTAAAGTGACGGTGGCCGTCGCGACGGTGGTCATCTTCGGTACGCTGGCGATCTTCCTTTATCCGGCTATGTATCCGCTGGTGGCGCACTGGTTTAGCCCGGAAACCTACGGCATCTATATCGGTTCGACGATGCACGAGGTGGCACAGGTGGTCGCAGCAGGTCACGCCATCAATCCGGAAGCGGAAAATGCCGCGGTCATCGCCAAAATGCTGCGCGTCATGATGCTGGCCCCGTTCCTGATTTTCCTGGCCGCGCGGGTTAAGCAACTGGCTCCGGCAGGTGGCAGTGAGAAAAGCAAAATCACCATTCCGTGGTTTGCGATCCTGTTCATCGTGGTCGCTATCTTTAACTCGTTCCACCTGCTGCCAAAAGCGGTCGTGGATATGCTGGTGACGCTGGATACGGTGCTGCTGGCCATGGCGATGGCGGCTCTGGGTGTGACCACGCACGTCAGCGCCCTGAAAAAAGCCGGCGCAAAACCGCTGCTGATGGCGCTGGTGCTCTTTATCTGGCTGATTGTGGGCGGCGGCGCGATTAACCTCGCCGTACACAGCCTGATGGCATAA
- the nfo gene encoding deoxyribonuclease IV, which translates to MKYVGAHVSAAGGLANAAIRAAEIEATAFALFTKNQRQWRAAPLTTDVIDDFKAACEKYHYGPGQILPHDSYLINLGHPVQEALDKSREAFLDEVQRCEQLGLTLLNFHPGSHLMQIDEDACLARIAESINITLEKTNGVTAVIENTAGQGSNLGFKFEHLAAIIDGVEDKSRVGVCIDTCHAFAAGYDLRTTEATKNTFDEFERIVGFKYLRGMHLNDAKSAFGSRVDRHHSLGEGNIGHDAFRFIMQDARFDGIPMVLETINPDIWAEEIAWLKAQQTAEQAA; encoded by the coding sequence ATGAAATATGTTGGAGCGCACGTCAGCGCTGCAGGTGGCCTTGCAAACGCCGCCATTCGCGCCGCCGAAATCGAGGCAACCGCTTTCGCCCTGTTCACCAAAAATCAGCGCCAGTGGCGCGCCGCACCGCTCACCACCGACGTGATTGATGATTTCAAAGCCGCCTGTGAAAAATACCACTACGGGCCGGGCCAGATCCTTCCCCACGACAGCTATCTGATTAACCTCGGTCATCCGGTTCAGGAAGCGCTGGATAAATCCCGCGAGGCGTTCCTTGATGAAGTGCAGCGCTGTGAACAGCTGGGGCTGACGCTGCTGAACTTCCATCCGGGTAGCCATCTGATGCAGATCGACGAAGACGCCTGTCTGGCGCGTATTGCTGAGTCCATCAACATCACCCTGGAGAAAACCAACGGCGTGACCGCGGTGATCGAAAACACCGCCGGTCAGGGCAGCAATCTCGGTTTTAAGTTCGAACATCTGGCGGCGATCATCGACGGCGTGGAAGATAAATCCCGCGTGGGCGTGTGCATTGATACCTGTCACGCGTTTGCGGCTGGTTACGATCTGCGTACAACCGAGGCAACGAAAAACACGTTCGATGAGTTTGAGCGCATCGTGGGCTTCAAGTACCTGCGCGGTATGCACCTCAACGATGCGAAAAGCGCCTTTGGTAGCCGGGTTGACCGCCACCACAGCCTGGGCGAAGGCAATATTGGTCACGATGCATTTCGCTTTATTATGCAGGATGCCCGTTTCGACGGTATCCCCATGGTGCTGGAAACCATCAATCCGGATATCTGGGCGGAAGAGATCGCGTGGCTCAAGGCACAGCAGACCGCTGAACAGGCGGCATAA